A single Malaclemys terrapin pileata isolate rMalTer1 chromosome 3, rMalTer1.hap1, whole genome shotgun sequence DNA region contains:
- the LOC128834959 gene encoding calcium homeostasis modulator protein 6-like: MEKFRTVLDFCLSHQKVLGYSAVSLLTAGSERLFSAVAFQCPCNSWNMLYGSVFLLVPSLILFLLGYLLNVRTWRLFTGCCASGKWSCWRFFRVLWLVTVSAAVAPLTWIAVALLGANFYECAVSGSSLLQRHLCQGRGTECHEQVARIPCGGTLPKEAQTSVSLRAQSQVLGWILIASIMALVLAVTCINRCRSPVSFLQLRFWKIYLEKEREVFERKAKEHATKLAERNLKCFFESTEPEPFQTPSNKDWQQISSLYAFNTKGQYYSMIHKYISANRGTSIRSTEGDVFSPALGFVDGTDCNETGTL; the protein is encoded by the exons ATGGAGAAGTTTCGCACCGTGTTGGATTTCTGCCTCAGTCACCAGAAGGTGCTCGGTTACAGCGCCGTGTCCCTGCTGACCGCGGGCAGCGAGCGTCTCTTCTCAGCCGTGGCGTTCCAATGCCCCTGCAACTCCTGGAACATGCTCTATGGCTCTGTCTTCCTGTTGGTGCCTTCTCTGATTCTCTTCCTTCTTGGCTACCTGCTGAACGTCAGGACCTGGCGGCTGTTCACTGGTTGCTGTGCCTCAGGCAAGTGGAGCTGCTGGCGCTTCTTTAGGGTGCTGTGGCTGGTGACGGTGAGTGCTGCTGTGGCCCCACTCACCTGGATCGCCGTGGCCCTGCTTGGGGCCAACTTCTATGAGTGCGCAGTAAGTGggagcagcctgttgcagaggCACCTGTGCCAAGGCAGAGGGACTGAGTGCCATGAGCAGGTGGCCAGAATACCCTGTGGTGGGACTCTCCCCAAAGAGGCACAGACATCTGTGAGCCTTCGGGCTCAGTCCCAG GTGCTAGGATGGATACTGATAGCAAGCATCATGGCTTTAGTACTGGCTGTCACATGCATCAACCGCTGTCGTTCTCCAGTCAGTTTTCttcagctgaggttctggaaaaTCTACTTAGAAAAGGAACGGGAGGTTTTTGAGAGGAAGGCCAAGGAGCATGCAACCAAACTGGCGGAAAGGAACCTGAAGTGCTTCTTTGAGTCCACTGAGCCAGAACCATTTCAGACTCCCAGCAACAAAGACTGGCAGCAGATCTCGTCCTTGTATGCCTTCAATACTAAAGGACAGTATTACAGCATGATACACAAATATATTAGTGCAAACAGAGGCACCAGCATCAGATCTACTGAAGGAGATGTGTTTTCTCCGGCTTTAGGATTTGTGGATGGCACTGATTGTAATGAAACGgggacattataa